A genomic window from Nicotiana sylvestris chromosome 11, ASM39365v2, whole genome shotgun sequence includes:
- the LOC138881013 gene encoding uncharacterized protein codes for MTCRGNYRCDLNCIWTVAYDGNGIDVYENSLGATIPPVDISDPNAVPASGLGVSDGDLRGAIHMLTQLVAAQAQRSHDAPASSSGQGDSASSRVNQFLWLAPPEFTGTDPKADPQDFLDEMYKALRVMKATETEWVELASYRLRGAAYSWFEMWENSRGEGRPPARWDEFVYAFMDHLFPAETMAARSTEFEVLKQGSMSVWEYHMEFVRLSKYAPQLVSTMDARVRRFVQGLSPLVVNEAATMALHSDMNYGKIVGFAQATEARKLKIWAERETATSSARPPAPVGRGAIRSGAHGRGGPSRFYALSGRQSADTSPDVVTGIVCVQAIDCYDLIDPGSSLSYVTPFIASSFGIEPEQLHESFSVSGW; via the exons aTGACTTGTCgcggcaattatcgttgtgacttaaattgtatatggactgttgcatatgatggaaatggtattgatgtctatgaaaattcttt AGGTGCTACCATCCCTCCCGTTGATATTTCTGATCCTAATGCAGTTCCAGCTTCCGGTCTCGGGGTTTCTGATGGGGACCTTAGAGGAGCCATCCATATGTTGACCCAGTTAGTGGCCGCTCAGGCCCAAAGATCTCATGATGCCCCTGCGTCTTCCAGTGGACAGGGAGATTCCGCCAGCTCCAGAGTCAACCAGTTTCTGTGGTTggcccctccagagttcacagGCACAGACCCAAAGGCCGATCCGCAAgatttccttgatgaaatgtataAGGCTCTTCGAGTGATGAAGGCTACAGAGACGGAGTGGGTTGAGTTGGCTTCATACAGGTTGAGGGGAGCAGCGTattcgtggttcgagatgtgggaGAATTCCCGTGGGGAGGGAAGACCTCCGGCTAGATGGGATGAGTTTGTATATGCATTCATGGACCACTTATTTCCTGCCGAGACAATGGCGGCCCGTTCCACTGagtttgaggtcctcaagcagggcagtatgagtgtttgggagtaccacatggaatTTGTGAGGTTGTCCAAGTATGCTCCTCAGTTAGTGTCGACCATGGATGCTCGAGTTCGGCGATTTGTTCAGGGTCTTAGTCCTTTGGTGGTGAACGAGGCTGCTACAATGGCCTTACACtcagatatgaattatgggaagattgtgGGATTTGCTCAGGCCACAGAGGCTAGGAAGTTGAAAATATGGGCAGAAAGGGAGA CTGCCACATCATCCGCACGCCCTCCAGCTCCAGTAGGGCGTGGTGCAATTAGAAGTGGAGCTCATGGTAGAGGTGGACCTAGCCGGTTTTACGCTTTGAGTGGTCGCCAGAGTGCAGATACTTCTCCAGATGTTGTCACAGGTATCGTATGTGTTCAGGCCATTGATTGTTATGATCTTATTGATCCGGGTTCCTCTTTGTCTTATGTCACCCCATTCATTGCTTCAAGTTTTGGGATAGAACCCGAACAGCTTCATGAGTCATTCTCTGTATCCGGTTGGTGA